The Planococcus liqunii genome includes a region encoding these proteins:
- a CDS encoding Nramp family divalent metal transporter yields the protein MLEVKAKPVESEYKSFEEITAYRKQHHKVLVFLGPAFIAGVAYIDPGNFATNITAGSKYGYLLLWVVLVSNLMAILIQSLSAKLGIATGLNLPEVSRENLLKPVSFGLWIQGELVVMATDLAEFIGAALGLYLLFGIPLFPAALIAAVGSFAILELQRRGVRQLEAGIAGMVLIVVLAFGLQMVFAQPEPSSIFKGLFTPQFQGVDSVMLAAGILGATVMPHAIYLHSALTQKRVIGKTEIERKQIFRYEFFDVLIAMIIAGAVNASMLIVAASLFFGNGLPVEDLDVAFTQFGEIIGPFSAILFGVALLASGLASSSVGTKTGDIIMQGYIKRRIPLYVRRAITMIPPLAIIALGVNPTAALVLSQVILSFGIPFALVPLIIFTSNRKIMGSLVNHWLTKFLAWSVAVVIIVLNLFLLFQTLQILF from the coding sequence ATGTTAGAGGTGAAAGCCAAACCGGTGGAGTCCGAATACAAATCGTTCGAGGAAATCACCGCTTATCGGAAACAGCATCACAAAGTACTGGTTTTTCTTGGACCTGCTTTCATTGCCGGCGTTGCTTACATCGATCCGGGAAATTTTGCAACGAACATCACGGCGGGTTCGAAATACGGCTACCTCTTGCTGTGGGTCGTGCTGGTATCCAATTTAATGGCCATTCTTATCCAATCTTTATCAGCTAAACTTGGCATTGCTACAGGGTTGAATCTTCCGGAAGTGTCGCGGGAAAATCTGCTCAAACCGGTATCTTTCGGTCTATGGATTCAAGGCGAACTGGTCGTCATGGCAACTGATCTGGCCGAATTTATCGGAGCGGCTTTGGGGTTATATCTCTTGTTTGGCATTCCGTTGTTTCCGGCAGCATTGATCGCTGCTGTCGGTTCTTTTGCCATTCTGGAGTTGCAGCGAAGAGGGGTGCGCCAGCTGGAAGCCGGAATTGCGGGAATGGTACTAATTGTGGTCCTCGCTTTTGGGCTGCAGATGGTTTTTGCGCAGCCGGAACCGTCTTCGATTTTCAAGGGGCTGTTCACACCTCAATTCCAAGGCGTGGATAGTGTCATGTTGGCCGCCGGTATCCTCGGGGCCACTGTTATGCCGCATGCTATCTACCTGCATTCCGCTCTAACGCAAAAACGCGTCATCGGGAAAACGGAAATCGAACGGAAACAGATTTTCCGCTATGAATTTTTTGATGTGTTGATAGCCATGATCATTGCAGGCGCAGTTAACGCCAGTATGCTGATTGTTGCGGCATCTCTTTTCTTCGGCAATGGCCTGCCCGTCGAAGACTTGGATGTAGCTTTCACTCAATTTGGCGAGATCATCGGCCCGTTTTCCGCCATCTTGTTTGGGGTTGCCTTGCTGGCGTCCGGATTGGCAAGTTCTTCTGTTGGGACAAAAACTGGCGACATCATCATGCAGGGGTATATCAAACGCCGAATCCCGCTTTATGTGAGAAGAGCCATTACGATGATTCCGCCGCTGGCCATTATCGCGTTGGGCGTCAATCCGACAGCTGCGTTGGTATTAAGCCAAGTCATCCTGTCTTTCGGCATCCCCTTTGCCTTGGTTCCCCTGATCATTTTCACCAGTAACCGAAAAATTATGGGTAGCTTAGTGAACCATTGGCTGACTAAGTTCCTTGCTTGGTCCGTAGCTGTAGTAATTATTGTGCTGAATTTGTTCCTATTGTTTCAAACGCTCCAAATACTATTTTAA
- a CDS encoding universal stress protein — MTLKYKQILIAVDGSDGAHYAFRKSVEIAKRNNAVLNLIYVVDTRSSMVMTKRIPDPTNAFTEYGKELLEDYKKEALETGVLEVKTFVAPGSPKTVISHEYAKRVNADLIVCGAQGLNALEHFFMGSVSEHIVRSSSCDVLVVRKGDSEKAEGQIKTEL, encoded by the coding sequence ATGACACTTAAATACAAGCAAATTCTCATAGCGGTTGATGGCTCAGATGGAGCCCACTATGCATTCAGGAAGTCGGTTGAAATAGCCAAACGAAATAATGCTGTATTGAATCTGATTTATGTGGTGGATACCCGCTCCTCAATGGTTATGACAAAACGTATCCCCGACCCCACTAATGCATTCACTGAGTATGGGAAAGAGCTGCTTGAGGATTATAAAAAAGAAGCTCTAGAAACCGGTGTTCTTGAAGTAAAGACGTTTGTCGCTCCAGGTTCCCCTAAAACGGTTATTTCACATGAGTATGCAAAACGGGTGAACGCTGACTTGATTGTTTGCGGAGCGCAAGGCTTGAATGCCTTGGAACATTTTTTTATGGGGAGTGTGTCTGAGCATATTGTACGCAGCAGTTCTTGTGATGTTTTAGTCGTTCGAAAGGGTGATTCAGAAAAAGCAGAAGGACAAATAAAGACTGAACTTTAA
- a CDS encoding SMI1/KNR4 family protein, protein MKWKSFIKNVSSDYHFTHPATFKDMRVIKEKLNVNLPKELEDLLRETNGVYDQFDCHFIWPIHKIIEENLYYRGWEDFKDIYMPFDHLLFFSDAGNGDLFGYAILNGHIHHEDIYVWKHEDDSRTWIASSLKEFIEGWLAGKISV, encoded by the coding sequence ATGAAATGGAAAAGCTTTATCAAAAATGTATCAAGCGATTATCACTTTACTCATCCCGCGACTTTTAAGGATATGCGTGTAATCAAGGAAAAACTGAATGTAAACTTACCGAAAGAGTTAGAAGACTTACTGCGTGAAACAAATGGAGTGTACGATCAATTCGATTGCCATTTCATCTGGCCAATCCATAAAATTATCGAAGAAAACCTCTATTATAGAGGTTGGGAAGATTTTAAAGACATCTATATGCCGTTTGATCATCTCCTATTTTTTTCAGATGCTGGAAACGGGGATTTATTTGGTTATGCTATTTTGAATGGACATATCCATCATGAAGACATCTATGTCTGGAAACATGAAGATGACAGTCGAACTTGGATTGCTTCCTCTTTGAAAGAGTTTATAGAGGGATGGCTTGCTGGGAAAATTTCTGTTTAA
- a CDS encoding APC family permease — MFNFLKQLLIGRPLKSDQLGEQKLNKKKALAILSSDALSSVAYGPEQILLVLITVSATAFWYSIPIAAAVLFLLTALILSYRQIIYAYPHGGGAYIVSKENLGINPGLLAGGSLLVDYILTVAVSVSAGTDAITSAFPALHDHNVAIAVTFVILLTILNLRGVTESASILAYPVYLFVLALFLLIGVGLFNILTGTVSSDLHTPVGTPIAGISLFLLLRAFASGSSALTGVEAISNAIPNFKEPASSNAAKTLTAMGILLATMFSGIVFLAYYYGIVPQAEATVVSLIAEETFGRNVLYYFVQGTTALILILAANTGYSAFPLLAVNLAKDKFIPRMFTVRGDRLGYSNGIVILGFASILLIVAFNGHTEQLIPLYAVGVFIPFTLSQSGMIVKWLREKPKGWQAKLFINATGALISLTVTVVFFLTKFTQVWPVLVFLPAIIFLFYRIKKHYDAVADQLRVQDKAAAVPIEGNVFIIPIAGITQVVEHSINYARSLSADQIIAVYIPFEREDEKKIEEKWAKWHPDVRLVTLFSPYRSISIPLNRFVDSVERKAKEANYQVTVLIPQFIPQKGWHNFLHNQSGLLIRTTLLYRKNVIVTTVPFHLKK, encoded by the coding sequence ATGTTCAATTTTCTTAAACAGCTACTAATTGGCCGTCCATTAAAATCGGATCAGCTGGGAGAACAGAAGCTCAACAAAAAGAAGGCGTTGGCGATTCTTTCTTCAGACGCCCTTTCTTCCGTCGCCTATGGTCCGGAACAAATCCTCCTTGTATTGATTACCGTGAGTGCCACCGCGTTTTGGTATTCGATTCCCATTGCCGCTGCGGTGTTGTTCCTGCTGACGGCGCTCATCTTGTCTTATCGTCAAATCATCTATGCCTATCCGCACGGCGGAGGCGCTTACATCGTGTCCAAGGAAAATCTCGGCATCAATCCCGGATTGCTGGCCGGGGGCTCGTTGCTGGTGGATTACATTCTGACGGTGGCCGTCAGTGTGTCGGCTGGTACCGATGCCATCACCTCTGCGTTTCCGGCCTTGCATGACCACAATGTGGCCATCGCGGTGACATTCGTTATCCTTCTGACGATATTGAATCTGCGGGGGGTAACCGAATCTGCTTCGATTTTGGCCTATCCTGTTTACCTGTTTGTACTAGCTTTGTTTCTCTTAATCGGGGTTGGCCTATTCAATATCCTGACCGGCACCGTTTCTTCGGATCTGCATACGCCGGTTGGCACGCCGATCGCCGGAATCAGCTTGTTTCTGCTGCTGCGGGCCTTTGCCTCCGGTAGTTCAGCCCTTACCGGCGTTGAAGCGATTTCCAATGCCATCCCGAACTTCAAGGAACCGGCTTCCTCCAACGCCGCGAAAACGCTGACAGCCATGGGCATTCTGTTAGCCACCATGTTTTCAGGCATCGTCTTTCTGGCTTATTATTACGGCATCGTGCCCCAAGCAGAAGCGACGGTCGTGTCACTCATCGCCGAAGAAACGTTCGGCCGGAACGTCCTGTACTACTTCGTGCAGGGGACCACCGCATTGATTTTGATCCTGGCAGCCAATACCGGCTATTCTGCCTTCCCGCTGCTGGCTGTCAACTTGGCGAAAGACAAATTCATCCCGCGGATGTTTACAGTTCGGGGTGACCGATTGGGCTATTCCAATGGCATCGTCATTTTGGGATTCGCCTCTATTTTGTTGATTGTGGCATTCAACGGCCATACCGAACAATTGATTCCGTTGTATGCCGTAGGTGTTTTCATACCCTTTACCCTGTCACAGAGCGGCATGATTGTGAAATGGCTCCGGGAAAAGCCGAAAGGCTGGCAAGCGAAGCTATTCATTAACGCAACGGGGGCCTTGATCAGCTTGACGGTGACCGTGGTATTCTTTTTAACGAAATTCACCCAAGTCTGGCCCGTGCTGGTTTTTCTGCCCGCCATCATTTTTCTGTTCTACCGCATTAAGAAGCATTACGACGCCGTCGCGGACCAATTGCGGGTTCAAGACAAAGCGGCTGCAGTACCCATCGAAGGCAATGTCTTCATCATCCCGATTGCCGGCATCACACAGGTCGTCGAACACTCCATCAACTATGCCCGTTCGCTTTCAGCCGACCAAATCATCGCCGTCTACATTCCCTTTGAGCGGGAGGATGAGAAAAAAATTGAGGAAAAATGGGCAAAATGGCATCCGGATGTCCGATTGGTTACGCTTTTCTCGCCCTACCGAAGTATCTCCATCCCCTTGAATCGGTTTGTGGATTCAGTGGAACGGAAAGCCAAAGAAGCCAATTACCAGGTGACCGTCCTCATTCCGCAATTCATCCCGCAAAAAGGCTGGCACAACTTTCTGCATAACCAATCCGGCTTGCTGATTCGCACCACTCTGCTGTACCGGAAAAATGTCATTGTCACCACCGTTCCCTTTCACTTGAAAAAATAA